From Rutidosis leptorrhynchoides isolate AG116_Rl617_1_P2 chromosome 3, CSIRO_AGI_Rlap_v1, whole genome shotgun sequence, a single genomic window includes:
- the LOC139896692 gene encoding protein BOLA2-like, producing MGVSKDQVESALRSKLSPSHIEVIDTSGGCGACFQVEIVTEQFEGKRLLERHRMVNGALANEMKDIHALSITKAMTPDQWKKLQESQTSQPAAA from the exons ATGGGGGTTTCAAAGGATCAAGTTGAGTCAGCGCTTAGGTCAAAGTTATCTCCTTCTCATATT GAAGTCATTGATACATCTGGAGG GTGTGGTGCATGTTTCCAGGTTGAGATAGTTACAGAACAATTTGAAGGAAAAAGATTATTGGAAAGGCATCGAATGGTGAACGGAGCACTTGCAAACGAAATGAAAGACATTCATGCTCTCTCCATCACCAAAGCTATGACTCCTGATCAGTGGAAGAAGCTACAAGAATCGCAAACTTCGCAACCTGCTGCTGCTTAA
- the LOC139896693 gene encoding serine/threonine-protein kinase Nek3-like: protein MDQYEVLEQIGRGAFGAAHLVRHKHERKKYVLKKIRLARQTDRTRRSAHQEMELISKMRNPFIVEYKDSWVEKGCYVCIIIGYCEGGDMAGAIKKVNGMLFSEEKLCKWLVQLLMALDYLHLNHVLHRDVKCSNIFLTKDHDIRLGDFGLAKMLTSDDLASSVVGTPSYMCPELLADIPYGSKSDIWSLGCCIYEMACHKAAFKAFDMQALINKINKSIVAPLPTKYTGAFRGLVKSMLRKNPELRPSAGDLLRHPHLQPYVIKVNLKLNNPRRSSISTNWTESDYTKKTRFSEPVYLRPKSKDRRQSYANDRTLNPSISLGDQGSPFSTKWVLDSPSYLHRKMERMSIGSMCEESPVTKNIASKNLRFTSPKISSAPKKRTELSKARETDSDSRTSVKQSGPTNRRASLPLTKKGVHEDFPYGKSTGFLECINSMDVSVNAPRIDRMVDFSPNNDVFVPTRRTSITSAQGSSSPPPRDRSIMKDKCMVKDINTTSAKQNSNSPTEWHESGSDCSDQNATAGASSRTSSDTRRRRFDTSSQKQRAEALEGLLEFSARLLHEERFEELGVLLKPFGPGKVSPRETAIWLTKSLKENTLKQEEQFQ, encoded by the exons ATGGACCAGTACGAAGTGCTTGAGCAAATTGGAAGGGGGGCGTTTGGTGCTGCCCATCTTGTACGACATAAACACGAAAGAAAAAA GTATGTGTTGAAAAAGATACGCCTTGCCCGCCAAACTGATAGAACCCGTAGGTCTGCTCATCAGGAG ATGGAGCTCATCTCGAAAATGCGAAATCCCTTTATTGTGGAATATAAAGATTCCTGGGTAGAGAAG GGATGCTATGTTTGCATTATTATTGGATATTGTGAAGGCGGAGATAT GGCAGGTGCCATTAAAAAGGTGAATGGCATGCTGTTTTCTGAGGAG AAACTATGTAAGTGGCTTGTTCAACTCCTAATGGCACTCGACTACTTACACTTGAATCATGTTCTTCACCGTGATGTTAAG TGTTCAAATATATTCTTGACAAAAGATCATGACATACGTCTtg GTGATTTTGGACTCGCCAAGATGTTAACTTCAGATGACCTTGCCTCCTCA GTGGTAGGAACTCCAAGTTATATGTGCCCTGAGCTTCTTGCAGATATACCATACGGTTCAAAATCAGATATTTGGTCTCTTG GATGCTGTATATATGAAATGGCTTGCCATAAGGCTGCATTTAAAGCTTTT GACATGCAAGCACTGATAAACAAGATCAATAAGTCGATTGTGGCACCACTTCCAACCAAATACACTGGTGCTTT CCGAGGCCTTGTGAAAAGCATGCTGCGGAAAAATCCAGAACTGCGACCAAGT GCAGGAGATTTACTGAGGCATCCACACCTACAGCCTTATGTGATTAAAGTCAATCTTAAACTTAATAACCCGAGGCGCAGCAGTATATCAACTAACTGGACCGAATCCGATTACACGAAGAAAACAAGATTTTCTGAGCCAGTTTATCTTCGTCCAAAGTCCAAGGATAGGCGGCAATCATATGCAAATGATAGAACTTTGAATCCAAGCATATCTTTAGGTGATCAAGGTTCTCCCTTTTCAACTAAATGGGTTCTCGATTCACCTAGTTACTTGCATCGAAAAATGGAACGTATGTCTATTGGAAGCATGTGTGAAGAATCACCGGTTACTAAGAATATTGCTTCAAAGAACCTTAGGTTTACTTCACCAAAGATCTCATCTGCTCCTAAAAAACGCACAGAGCTCTCAAAGGCTCGTGAAACG GATTCAGATTCAAGAACTTCAGTAAAACAATCGGGTCCCACGAATAGAAGGGCATCGTTGCCACTTACTAAAAAAGGCGTACACGAAGATTTCCCTTACGGGAAAAGCACCGGTTTCCTCGAGTGCATTAACTCAATGGATGTTTCCGTAAATGCCCCTAGAATTGACCGAATGGTTGACTTTTCTCCAAACAACGACGTCTTTGTTCCCACTCGTAGAACATCGATAACCTCAGCACAAGgatcatcatcaccaccaccacgTGATCGCTCAATCATGAAAGACAAATGCATGGTTAAAGACATTAATACAACATCAGCCAAACAGAACTCAAACTCCCCAACCGAATGGCACGAATCAGGCAGTGATTGCTCAGACCAAAACGCAACTGCAGGTGCATCAAGCCGAACCTCATCAGATACACGGCGCAGACGGTTCGACACGTCATCACAAAAACAACGTGCCGAGGCATTAGAAGGATTACTTGAATTTAGTGCTAGATTGTTACATGAGGAAAGATTTGAAGAACTTGGGGTGTTGTTGAAACCATTTGGGCCGGGTAAAGTTTCACCTAGAGAAACTGCAATTTGGTTGACTAAAAGCTTGAAGGAAAATACATTGAAGCAAGAGGAGCAGTTTCAgtga